A DNA window from Streptomyces sp. B21-083 contains the following coding sequences:
- a CDS encoding DUF4365 domain-containing protein: MAIAQPERGGLLPERTAPHRGTLATTACMETLQVGYLHAVAAAAGCSLSQPFPDNGIDWHVSHGSPGHTVDDEVTIKVQLKCTYQIAPNPPGPYFSFTLDNAHLAKLARTPVSVHKILVVMLVPRSQDDWLRAGHDRLDLRHCCYWINLAGQRVTGRHRTTVRIPTSRIFDDRALCEIMTRVGTGGRP; this comes from the coding sequence ATGGCGATAGCGCAGCCCGAACGGGGCGGGCTGCTGCCCGAGCGCACGGCACCCCATCGAGGCACCCTCGCCACCACCGCCTGTATGGAGACCCTGCAGGTGGGTTATCTGCACGCTGTCGCCGCGGCGGCCGGCTGCTCGCTGTCCCAGCCGTTCCCCGACAACGGCATCGACTGGCACGTCAGCCACGGCTCCCCCGGGCACACGGTCGACGACGAGGTCACCATCAAGGTCCAGCTGAAGTGCACGTACCAGATCGCACCGAACCCGCCGGGCCCGTACTTCTCCTTCACGCTCGACAACGCCCACCTGGCGAAGCTCGCCCGCACCCCGGTCTCGGTGCACAAGATCCTGGTCGTGATGCTCGTACCGCGCTCGCAGGACGACTGGCTGCGCGCCGGCCACGACCGCCTCGATCTGCGGCACTGCTGCTACTGGATCAACCTCGCCGGCCAGCGCGTCACCGGCCGGCACCGGACCACCGTGCGGATACCGACCTCACGCATCTTCGACGACCGCGCGCTCTGCGAGATCATGACGCGGGTCGGGACGGGAGGCAGACCGTGA
- a CDS encoding 3'-5' exonuclease, which produces MTCWYEGPLAAFDTETTGVDVETDRIVSASVVVQEGPAVRPRVSRWLINPGVPVPASATAVHGLTDEHLQRNGRWPSPVVEEIARALAEQAAAGRPLVIMNAPFDLTMLDRELRRHRASSLDRWFESTPLLVLDPRVLDKHLDRYRKGRRTLTDLCAHYGVTLEGAHDAAADAMASLEVVRAVGRRFATRLERLSPAELHTLQAVWHAGQARGLQAWFAKSGTPEAVDPAWPLRPEMPAAA; this is translated from the coding sequence ATGACGTGCTGGTACGAGGGCCCTTTGGCCGCGTTCGACACGGAGACCACGGGTGTGGACGTCGAGACCGACCGGATCGTGTCGGCTTCAGTCGTGGTCCAGGAAGGTCCGGCCGTCCGGCCGCGGGTCAGCCGCTGGCTGATCAACCCGGGTGTGCCCGTGCCCGCTTCGGCGACGGCGGTGCACGGGCTGACGGACGAACATCTGCAGCGCAACGGCCGCTGGCCGTCCCCTGTGGTGGAGGAGATAGCCCGGGCGCTGGCGGAGCAGGCGGCGGCGGGCCGCCCGCTGGTCATCATGAACGCGCCCTTCGATCTGACCATGCTGGACCGGGAGTTGCGCCGCCATCGCGCCTCGTCGCTCGACCGCTGGTTCGAGTCGACACCGCTGCTGGTGCTGGATCCCCGGGTCCTGGACAAGCACCTGGACCGCTACCGAAAGGGCCGCCGCACCCTCACGGACCTGTGCGCGCACTACGGCGTCACGCTGGAGGGCGCCCATGACGCGGCGGCGGACGCGATGGCCTCCCTGGAGGTCGTACGGGCGGTCGGGCGCCGTTTCGCGACCCGGCTGGAGCGCCTCTCCCCCGCCGAACTGCACACGCTCCAGGCGGTGTGGCACGCGGGGCAGGCGCGCGGCCTGCAGGCGTGGTTCGCGAAGAGCGGTACGCCGGAGGCGGTCGATCCGGCGTGGCCACTGCGTCCGGAGATGCCGGCGGCGGCCTAG
- a CDS encoding SRPBCC family protein, with translation MDWSHYRFRARWTLAAPLAAVYDALEQAEDYPHWWPQVRAVDRIDDTSGVIRIRSLLPYDLTFTAREVRGDPAAGVLEIAMTGDLDGWARWTLTAVGSGTQADYDQEVDVTKPLMRRLAVPGRPLFRANHTLMMRAGRRGLAAHLRAA, from the coding sequence ATGGACTGGAGTCACTACCGCTTCCGCGCCCGCTGGACCCTGGCAGCGCCCCTGGCCGCCGTGTACGACGCCCTGGAGCAGGCCGAGGACTACCCCCACTGGTGGCCGCAGGTGCGCGCGGTCGACCGCATCGACGACACCAGCGGGGTCATCCGCATCCGCTCCCTGCTTCCCTACGACCTGACCTTCACCGCGCGCGAGGTGCGCGGCGATCCGGCGGCCGGAGTCCTGGAGATCGCCATGACCGGCGACCTCGACGGCTGGGCGCGCTGGACACTCACCGCGGTCGGCTCCGGCACCCAGGCCGACTACGACCAGGAGGTAGACGTCACCAAGCCGCTGATGCGCCGCCTCGCCGTGCCCGGCCGGCCGCTCTTCCGCGCCAACCACACCCTCATGATGCGCGCGGGACGCCGCGGACTGGCCGCACACCTCCGAGCGGCCTGA
- a CDS encoding carbohydrate ABC transporter permease: MTLVKEAPARPAQKRSAAPVAGRRGRRRENLAGYLFMSPWIAGFLLLTAGPMIASLYYAFTSYNLFTPPKWVGLDNFTTMFQDPRWQKSVEVTLKYVVVATPLKLLLALGVALLLAQKRRGQSLYRAAFYMPSLIGASVSVGFVWRALFSDNAVVDRTQKVFGLDVGGWIGNPDYVLYALVALSIWQFGAPMVIFLAGLKQVPQELYEAAEMDGAGPFRRFWNITLPMISPVLFFNVLLESIHAFQVFGSAYVVSDTRCGPADATLVYTCYLYQKGFKEAQMGFASAMAWTLVIAVALVTAVLFWSQKKWVHYEEAAK; this comes from the coding sequence ATGACGCTCGTCAAAGAAGCGCCCGCGCGCCCGGCGCAGAAGCGGTCCGCCGCTCCTGTCGCCGGGCGGCGCGGGCGGCGCCGCGAGAACCTCGCCGGCTATCTCTTCATGTCGCCGTGGATCGCGGGGTTCCTGCTGCTCACGGCGGGGCCGATGATCGCGTCGCTGTACTACGCGTTCACCAGCTACAACCTGTTCACGCCGCCCAAGTGGGTGGGGCTGGACAACTTCACGACGATGTTCCAGGACCCGCGCTGGCAGAAGTCGGTCGAGGTCACGCTCAAGTACGTCGTCGTGGCCACACCGCTGAAGCTGCTCCTCGCGCTCGGAGTGGCGCTGCTGCTCGCGCAGAAGCGGCGCGGACAGTCCCTGTACCGGGCCGCGTTCTACATGCCGTCGCTCATCGGAGCCAGCGTCTCCGTGGGGTTCGTCTGGCGGGCGCTGTTCTCCGACAACGCCGTCGTGGACCGTACGCAGAAGGTCTTCGGACTCGACGTCGGCGGCTGGATCGGCAACCCTGACTACGTCCTGTACGCCCTGGTGGCGCTGAGCATCTGGCAGTTCGGCGCGCCCATGGTCATCTTCCTGGCCGGCCTCAAGCAGGTGCCGCAGGAGCTGTACGAGGCCGCCGAGATGGACGGAGCCGGCCCCTTCCGGCGGTTCTGGAACATCACGCTCCCGATGATCTCCCCGGTGCTGTTCTTCAACGTGCTGCTGGAGTCGATCCACGCGTTCCAGGTGTTCGGCTCCGCCTATGTCGTCTCCGACACCAGGTGCGGGCCCGCCGACGCCACCCTCGTCTACACCTGCTACCTCTACCAGAAGGGCTTCAAGGAGGCCCAGATGGGCTTCGCCTCCGCGATGGCCTGGACGCTGGTGATCGCGGTGGCTCTCGTCACGGCGGTCCTGTTCTGGTCGCAGAAGAAGTGGGTGCACTACGAGGAGGCCGCCAAGTGA
- a CDS encoding carbohydrate ABC transporter permease: MTSATSPVVSTAGERRRIGSLAWHVGALLVLAVVLYPVIWVLGASFKPSKDIIASLDLLPTKPVWANFSGLADGISGISIGNFFTNSLMYAGLAVVGVVISSSLTAYAFAKIRFAGRNLLFTLMIGTLLLPYHVLLIPQYVLFRNLGYIDTLVPLVAGKFLATEAFFVFLMVQFMRGLPRELDEAAKLDGCGHLRTYWSIVLPLSRPAIITSAIFTFINAWNDFMGPLIYLNTPSKYTVSLGLMMFRDQEGISNYGSMIAMSLVALVPVVAFFMAFQRYLIDGMATSGLKG, from the coding sequence GTGACCAGCGCCACCAGCCCTGTTGTGAGCACCGCCGGCGAGCGGCGGCGCATCGGATCCCTCGCCTGGCACGTGGGCGCGCTCCTCGTGCTCGCGGTCGTCCTCTACCCGGTGATCTGGGTGCTCGGCGCCTCGTTCAAGCCGAGCAAGGACATCATCGCCAGCCTCGACCTGCTGCCGACCAAGCCGGTCTGGGCGAACTTCTCCGGGCTCGCCGACGGCATCTCCGGCATCTCGATCGGCAACTTCTTCACCAACTCGCTGATGTACGCGGGCCTGGCCGTGGTCGGCGTGGTGATCTCCAGCTCGCTGACCGCGTACGCCTTCGCCAAGATCCGGTTCGCCGGCCGGAACCTGCTGTTCACGCTGATGATCGGCACGCTGCTGCTGCCGTACCACGTGCTGCTCATCCCGCAGTACGTACTGTTCCGCAACCTCGGCTACATCGACACGCTCGTGCCGCTCGTCGCCGGCAAGTTCCTCGCCACGGAGGCGTTCTTCGTCTTCCTGATGGTGCAGTTCATGCGCGGGCTGCCGCGCGAGCTGGACGAGGCCGCGAAACTCGACGGCTGCGGGCATCTGCGGACCTACTGGTCGATCGTGCTGCCGCTGAGCCGCCCGGCCATCATCACCAGCGCGATCTTCACCTTCATCAACGCGTGGAACGACTTCATGGGGCCGTTGATCTACCTCAACACGCCCTCCAAGTACACCGTTTCGCTCGGCCTGATGATGTTCCGCGACCAGGAGGGCATCTCCAACTACGGCAGCATGATCGCCATGTCGTTGGTGGCGCTGGTGCCCGTCGTCGCCTTCTTCATGGCCTTCCAGCGCTACCTCATCGACGGTATGGCGACCTCCGGACTGAAGGGCTGA
- a CDS encoding exo-rhamnogalacturonan lyase family protein — translation MSPIPRRSLLKAAAVAGAAAQFSWALGAKDAQAAPRAAETDAGPVTLDWLEDGGLGAAPGSTVGVPWPKGTYDASQTFALTDADGKSVPVQSWPLAYWPDGTLKWTAHAVSSGNGKLTLAAGTPEAPAAKITVDKSGGTITVSTGVITARIAKSGSTLVKSVTRGSTEIAKNGRLVLIRQPEIEDEDQGATKFERFDSAIDKVEVEQDGPVRAVVRIDGKHRKGSRSWLPFSIRLYFYAGADSFRMVHTITYDGTQEPGKSSGDFIRGIGVRFSVPMRDASYDRHIRIGGDGAGLLREAVKGITGLRRDPGAAVQAAQFAGEKLPDPSTWDQRVTTRLQYIPEWGDYTLSQLSADGFTLRKRTKKGHGWIGAGGGKRASGFGYVGGASGGLSFGLRDFWEKHPAQLDIRDAQTDEAEVTLWLWSPEAQPMDLRFYHDGMGQDTFAEQLEGLNITYEDYEPGFGTPYGIARTSELLFWANESTPSAEKLAEQVEAVRVLPQLAAPPKQLIKAQVFGPGLYSEPDRSTPAKAKIEDHLDFLFTYYKDQVEQRRWYGFWDYGDIMHTYDTYRHQWRYDVGGYAWDNSELSPDLWLWLAYLRSGRADIFRFAEAMTRHTGEVDVYHLGQWAGLGTRHGVQHYADSAKQQRIANTTYRRYYYFLTGDERVGDLMHANVDSDETFLALDPLRKIRTEPYTPDRHALSIGFGTDWSGLVSAWLTEWERKGPKWEKAKARVLSTMETIAAQPNGFVQGSGLYDLDTGKFAVAAAPVVGVSHLSAVFGLNELCAELIDLVDMPKFNEAYFDYCRYFNATKAEQAARYGSNFGTLLLFQGHSRLDAYAAVKTGDAKLAARAWDKFYNSDGYKESAPWKTEQVTGPVALVPGSEATWVATNDTALYGLAAIENLALLGHKMPS, via the coding sequence ATGTCTCCCATCCCCCGCAGGTCCCTTCTCAAGGCCGCCGCAGTCGCCGGAGCCGCCGCCCAGTTCAGCTGGGCCCTGGGAGCGAAGGACGCGCAGGCCGCGCCCAGAGCCGCCGAGACCGACGCCGGTCCCGTGACCCTGGACTGGCTGGAGGACGGCGGCCTCGGTGCCGCCCCCGGCTCCACGGTCGGCGTGCCCTGGCCGAAGGGCACCTACGACGCGAGCCAGACCTTCGCGCTCACGGACGCCGACGGCAAGTCCGTCCCCGTACAGTCGTGGCCGCTCGCCTACTGGCCCGACGGCACACTCAAGTGGACGGCGCACGCGGTCAGTTCGGGCAACGGCAAGCTGACGCTCGCCGCCGGGACGCCCGAGGCCCCCGCCGCGAAGATCACCGTCGACAAGAGCGGCGGGACCATCACCGTCTCGACCGGAGTCATCACCGCCCGCATCGCCAAGTCCGGCTCCACACTGGTCAAGTCGGTGACCCGCGGCTCCACCGAGATCGCCAAGAACGGGCGGCTCGTCCTCATCCGCCAGCCCGAGATCGAGGACGAGGACCAGGGCGCCACCAAGTTCGAGCGCTTCGACAGCGCCATCGACAAGGTCGAGGTCGAACAGGACGGCCCCGTCAGGGCAGTTGTCCGCATCGACGGCAAGCACCGCAAGGGCAGCCGCAGTTGGCTCCCCTTCTCGATCCGCCTCTACTTCTACGCCGGCGCCGACTCCTTCCGCATGGTCCACACCATCACCTACGACGGCACCCAGGAACCCGGCAAGTCCAGCGGCGACTTCATCCGCGGCATCGGGGTCCGCTTCAGCGTGCCGATGCGGGACGCCTCGTACGACCGGCACATCCGGATCGGCGGCGACGGCGCCGGGCTGCTGCGCGAGGCCGTCAAGGGCATCACCGGGCTGCGGCGCGACCCCGGAGCGGCCGTCCAGGCGGCCCAGTTCGCGGGGGAGAAGCTGCCCGACCCCTCGACCTGGGACCAGCGGGTCACCACCCGCCTCCAGTACATCCCCGAGTGGGGCGACTACACGCTCTCCCAGCTCTCCGCCGACGGCTTCACCCTCCGCAAGCGCACGAAGAAGGGCCACGGCTGGATCGGCGCCGGCGGCGGCAAGCGCGCCTCCGGGTTCGGTTACGTCGGCGGGGCCAGTGGCGGACTGTCCTTCGGCCTGCGGGACTTCTGGGAGAAGCACCCCGCCCAGCTCGACATCCGCGACGCCCAGACCGACGAGGCCGAGGTCACCCTCTGGCTCTGGTCGCCCGAGGCCCAGCCCATGGACCTGCGCTTCTACCACGACGGCATGGGCCAGGACACCTTCGCCGAACAGCTCGAAGGCCTCAACATCACCTACGAGGACTACGAACCCGGCTTCGGCACCCCCTACGGCATCGCCCGTACCTCCGAACTCCTCTTCTGGGCCAACGAGTCGACCCCGAGCGCCGAGAAACTCGCCGAACAGGTCGAAGCCGTCCGGGTGCTGCCGCAGCTCGCCGCCCCGCCCAAGCAGCTCATCAAGGCCCAGGTCTTCGGCCCCGGCCTCTACTCCGAGCCCGATCGCTCCACCCCTGCCAAGGCCAAGATCGAGGACCACCTCGACTTCCTCTTCACCTACTACAAGGACCAGGTGGAGCAGCGCCGCTGGTACGGCTTCTGGGACTACGGCGACATCATGCACACCTACGACACCTACCGGCACCAGTGGCGGTACGACGTCGGCGGCTACGCCTGGGACAACTCCGAGTTGTCGCCCGACCTGTGGCTCTGGCTCGCGTATCTGCGCTCCGGCCGCGCCGACATCTTCCGCTTCGCGGAGGCGATGACCCGCCACACCGGCGAGGTCGACGTCTACCACCTCGGACAGTGGGCCGGCCTCGGCACCCGGCACGGCGTCCAGCACTACGCCGACAGCGCCAAGCAGCAGCGCATCGCCAACACCACCTACCGGCGCTACTACTACTTCCTCACCGGTGACGAACGCGTCGGCGACCTCATGCACGCCAACGTCGACAGCGACGAGACGTTCCTCGCCCTGGACCCGCTGCGCAAGATCCGCACCGAGCCCTACACACCCGACCGGCACGCCCTGTCGATCGGCTTCGGCACCGACTGGAGCGGCCTGGTGTCGGCCTGGCTGACCGAGTGGGAACGCAAGGGCCCCAAGTGGGAGAAGGCCAAGGCGCGCGTGCTCTCCACCATGGAGACCATCGCCGCCCAGCCCAACGGCTTCGTCCAGGGCAGCGGACTGTACGACCTCGACACCGGGAAGTTCGCCGTCGCCGCGGCTCCTGTCGTAGGCGTCTCGCACCTCTCCGCGGTCTTCGGACTCAACGAACTGTGCGCCGAACTCATCGACCTGGTCGACATGCCGAAGTTCAACGAGGCGTACTTCGACTACTGCCGCTACTTCAACGCCACCAAAGCCGAACAGGCGGCCCGCTACGGGTCCAACTTCGGCACCCTGCTCCTCTTCCAGGGCCACTCCCGGCTCGACGCGTACGCGGCCGTAAAGACCGGTGACGCGAAACTCGCCGCGCGCGCCTGGGACAAGTTCTACAACTCCGACGGCTACAAGGAGTCCGCCCCCTGGAAGACCGAGCAGGTGACCGGCCCGGTCGCCCTCGTCCCGGGCAGTGAGGCCACCTGGGTGGCCACCAACGACACCGCCCTCTACGGCCTCGCCGCCATCGAGAACCTCGCCCTGCTGGGCCACAAGATGCCCTCGTAA